The Streptomyces sp. NBC_01197 genome window below encodes:
- a CDS encoding NAD(P)-dependent alcohol dehydrogenase: protein MTVTTVAAYAAPAPKAPLERTTVPRRPVGEHDVLIDIKFAGICHSDIHQARDGWGEGIFPMVPGHEIAGIVAEVGPGVTKFAVGDRVGVGCMVDSCRECDNCKAGLEQYCAKGNTGTYNALDKQGEPTYGGYSTHIVVDENYTLRIPEGIGLDVAAPLLCAGITTYSPLAHWNAGPGKKVAIVGLGGLGHMGVKIAHAMGADVTVLSQSLRKQEDGLKLGADHYYATSDPKTFDELRGTLDLIISTVSAPLPLDSYLSLLKTDGAMINVGAPEEPVSLNLFSVIGGRKTLAGSGIGGIRETQEMLDFCAGHGFGAEIEVIGADRINEAYERVISSDVRYRFVIDTATI from the coding sequence ATGACTGTCACCACCGTCGCCGCGTACGCCGCCCCCGCCCCGAAGGCCCCGCTGGAGCGCACCACCGTGCCGCGCCGGCCGGTCGGCGAGCACGACGTCCTGATCGACATCAAGTTCGCCGGTATCTGCCACTCCGACATCCACCAGGCCCGGGACGGCTGGGGCGAGGGCATCTTCCCGATGGTCCCCGGCCACGAGATCGCCGGAATCGTCGCGGAGGTCGGCCCCGGGGTCACCAAGTTCGCCGTCGGCGACCGGGTCGGTGTCGGCTGCATGGTCGACTCCTGCCGGGAGTGCGACAACTGCAAGGCCGGTCTTGAGCAGTACTGCGCCAAGGGCAACACCGGCACGTACAACGCCCTCGACAAGCAGGGTGAGCCCACCTACGGCGGCTACTCCACGCACATAGTCGTCGACGAGAACTACACCCTGCGCATCCCGGAGGGCATCGGGCTCGACGTGGCCGCGCCGCTGCTCTGCGCCGGGATCACCACATACTCGCCGCTCGCCCACTGGAACGCCGGGCCCGGCAAGAAGGTCGCCATCGTCGGCCTGGGTGGCCTCGGCCACATGGGTGTCAAGATCGCGCACGCGATGGGCGCCGATGTGACCGTACTGAGCCAGTCGCTGCGCAAGCAGGAGGACGGGCTGAAACTGGGCGCCGACCACTACTACGCCACCAGCGACCCGAAGACCTTCGACGAGCTGCGGGGCACCCTGGACCTGATCATCTCCACGGTCTCCGCGCCGCTCCCGCTCGACTCGTATCTGAGCCTGCTCAAGACGGACGGCGCGATGATCAACGTCGGCGCTCCCGAGGAGCCCGTCTCGCTCAACCTGTTCTCGGTCATCGGCGGCCGCAAGACCCTCGCGGGCTCCGGCATCGGCGGCATCCGCGAGACCCAGGAGATGCTGGACTTCTGCGCCGGGCACGGCTTCGGCGCGGAGATCGAGGTGATCGGCGCCGACCGGATCAATGAGGCGTATGAGCGTGTGATCAGCAGCGATGTGCGCTACCGCTTCGTGATCGACACCGCGACGATCTGA
- a CDS encoding helix-turn-helix domain-containing protein, translating to MDQRAELSEFLRSRRARLQPQDVGLPALGRHRRVPGLRREELAQLAGVSVAYYTRLEQGHGSNVSSDVLDSVARALRLSDAECAHLTHLAGPKPRKKRAAAARPQRMRPELQHLMDAMDGVPAYVLGRRMDILGSNRLARALFGDFTALPAEERNMARIVFLDPNSRDLFTEWECVAAEMVSALRLFAGCFPDDPQLSALVGELSVKSDEFRVLWAAHTVRDKGHCVKRLHHPLVGALTLAYETLNLPGDQEQSLIAYHAEPGSDAVEALRLLASWGVDETPHLSR from the coding sequence ATGGACCAGCGTGCCGAACTCAGTGAATTCCTCCGTTCCCGCCGGGCCCGCCTCCAGCCGCAGGACGTGGGCCTGCCCGCGCTGGGCAGGCACCGCAGGGTTCCCGGGCTGCGGCGCGAGGAGCTGGCGCAGCTCGCCGGGGTGTCCGTGGCGTACTACACCCGGCTCGAACAGGGCCACGGCAGCAATGTCTCCAGCGATGTTTTGGACTCCGTGGCGCGGGCGCTGCGGCTCTCGGACGCGGAGTGCGCGCATCTGACGCACCTGGCGGGTCCGAAGCCGCGGAAGAAGCGGGCCGCTGCGGCCAGGCCCCAGCGGATGCGGCCCGAGCTGCAGCATCTGATGGACGCGATGGACGGTGTGCCGGCGTACGTCCTGGGGCGGCGGATGGACATCCTCGGCTCGAACCGGCTGGCGCGGGCGCTGTTCGGCGACTTCACGGCGCTGCCGGCCGAGGAGCGCAATATGGCGCGGATCGTGTTCCTCGATCCCAACTCCCGTGATCTGTTCACCGAGTGGGAGTGTGTGGCCGCCGAGATGGTGAGCGCGCTCCGGTTGTTCGCGGGCTGCTTCCCCGACGATCCTCAGCTGTCCGCACTGGTGGGTGAGCTGTCGGTCAAGAGCGACGAGTTCCGGGTGCTGTGGGCGGCGCACACCGTGCGGGACAAGGGGCACTGTGTGAAGCGGCTGCACCATCCGCTGGTGGGCGCACTGACGCTGGCGTACGAGACGCTGAATCTGCCGGGCGACCAGGAGCAGAGCCTGATCGCCTACCACGCGGAACCGGGCTCGGACGCGGTGGAGGCGCTGCGGCTGCTGGCGTCCTGGGGCGTGGACGAGACACCGCACCTCAGCCGCTAG
- a CDS encoding group II truncated hemoglobin translates to MTVEYIRYLIPGGRTAAFEAAYARAAVPLARSEYCADYELTRCTDEPAAYILRITWTSADDHIDRFRGSEEFRAFFAEIRPYVEQIEEMRHYEPTAVHGKGAAVPTLYEWAGGGEALRRLTEAFYVHVLKDGLIGPLFAGMSADHPAHVALWLGEVFGGPAEYTEHHGGYPAMLGHHLGRNISEPQRRRWISLLMDTADEVGLPDDPEFRSAFTAYIEWGTRFAVANSAPGAEPPRRAPVPHWGWGVAPPYRP, encoded by the coding sequence ATGACCGTCGAGTACATCCGCTACCTGATTCCCGGGGGCCGGACCGCCGCGTTCGAAGCGGCCTACGCGCGGGCCGCCGTCCCGCTGGCCCGGTCCGAGTACTGCGCCGACTACGAACTGACGCGCTGCACCGATGAGCCGGCCGCCTACATCCTGCGCATCACCTGGACCTCGGCCGATGACCATATCGACCGCTTCCGGGGCAGCGAGGAGTTCCGGGCCTTCTTCGCCGAGATCCGGCCCTACGTCGAGCAGATCGAGGAGATGCGCCACTACGAGCCGACGGCGGTGCACGGCAAGGGCGCGGCGGTGCCCACCCTCTACGAGTGGGCCGGCGGTGGCGAGGCGCTGCGGCGGCTGACTGAGGCGTTCTACGTGCATGTGCTCAAGGACGGGCTCATCGGCCCGCTCTTCGCCGGGATGTCCGCCGACCACCCCGCCCATGTGGCCCTCTGGCTCGGCGAGGTCTTCGGCGGCCCCGCCGAGTACACCGAACACCACGGCGGCTACCCCGCGATGCTCGGCCACCACCTGGGCCGCAACATCAGCGAGCCGCAGCGCCGCCGCTGGATCTCGCTGCTGATGGACACGGCCGACGAGGTGGGGCTGCCGGACGACCCCGAGTTCAGGTCGGCGTTCACCGCCTATATCGAGTGGGGCACCCGGTTCGCCGTCGCCAACTCCGCGCCGGGCGCCGAACCGCCGCGCCGCGCGCCCGTACCGCACTGGGGCTGGGGGGTCGCGCCGCCGTACCGGCCGTGA
- a CDS encoding ABC transporter ATP-binding protein, translated as MYELSGVTKRYQRGKKSIDALAGVDLTIEDGGRLVIQGPTGGGKSTLLQMLGGLDRPTEGSVVLDGVDLAKLSEAKLTKVRAQNIGFVFQSFNLIPTLTAQENVETALVPLGLRPSERRGRAADALDSVGLAERFGHLPSEMSGGQQQRVAIARALVKNPKVLLADEPTGNLDEGMRDEIMEVLEVLWKEHGLTFIMVTHDTALARRAPRVATIRKGKVTITENAAA; from the coding sequence ATGTACGAACTCAGCGGAGTCACCAAGCGCTACCAGCGCGGCAAGAAGAGCATCGACGCGCTCGCCGGCGTCGACCTGACCATCGAGGACGGCGGCCGGCTGGTCATCCAGGGCCCCACTGGCGGCGGCAAGTCCACCCTCCTCCAGATGCTCGGCGGCCTCGACCGGCCCACCGAAGGCAGCGTCGTACTGGACGGGGTGGACCTCGCGAAGCTCAGCGAGGCCAAGCTCACCAAGGTGCGCGCCCAGAACATCGGCTTCGTCTTCCAGTCCTTCAACCTGATACCGACACTCACCGCCCAGGAGAACGTCGAGACCGCGCTCGTACCGCTCGGCCTCAGGCCGTCCGAGCGGCGCGGGAGGGCGGCGGACGCCCTGGACTCCGTCGGCCTCGCCGAACGCTTCGGGCACCTCCCGTCCGAGATGTCGGGCGGTCAGCAGCAGCGCGTCGCCATCGCCCGCGCGCTGGTCAAGAACCCCAAGGTGCTGCTCGCCGACGAGCCGACGGGCAACCTGGACGAGGGGATGCGCGACGAGATCATGGAGGTGCTGGAAGTGCTCTGGAAGGAGCACGGGCTGACGTTCATCATGGTCACCCACGACACGGCGCTCGCCCGCAGGGCGCCCCGGGTCGCGACCATCCGCAAGGGCAAGGTCACCATCACCGAGAACGCGGCGGCTTAG
- a CDS encoding ABC transporter permease: protein MFFTYLRRELRRRRKAALVVASGLALGIALVIVVSSVSAGMGQAQDKVLQSLYGLGTDMTVTKAEAPAGTTGGNARPKFQFGAKGSGDDSKQSSDRVMVQGFQTLSSATVGKVGEQNGVAGAVGGLSLNVLKVNGQFKRGEYKQRAGGGTGRRGEGGGAPQGEVQGGGANFDVDSYTVYGTDVAHLGLGPLTSSKITSGRTFTSAESDAKVAVADASYAKKKNLKAGSTVTISSVTYKIVGIATPDSGDAAANLYLPLKQAQTLAGAKDKVTTVYVKATDSQQISGVKSTIQKNVPGTTVTTSADLADTVSGSLSTASNLATNVGKWLSIAVLIAAFLVAGLLTSSAVSRRVREFGTLKALGWKSSRVTRQVVGEALVNGLLGGVIGIALGLAGAYIVTAISPTLSATVGSSAGGGPRGGFGGGGFGGGRQAASKALDIALTAPVSVSIIGVAVALAVAGGLIAGGFGGWRASRLRPADALRRVE from the coding sequence ATGTTCTTCACCTACCTCAGGCGCGAGCTGCGCCGACGCAGAAAGGCGGCGCTCGTCGTCGCCTCCGGGCTGGCCCTCGGGATTGCGCTGGTCATCGTCGTCAGCTCGGTCTCCGCAGGGATGGGCCAGGCGCAGGACAAGGTCCTGCAGTCCCTGTACGGCCTCGGTACGGACATGACGGTCACCAAGGCCGAGGCCCCCGCCGGGACCACCGGGGGCAACGCGCGGCCCAAGTTCCAGTTCGGAGCGAAAGGCAGCGGCGACGACTCGAAGCAGAGCAGCGACCGGGTGATGGTGCAGGGCTTCCAGACCCTGTCGTCGGCGACCGTCGGCAAGGTCGGCGAGCAGAACGGTGTCGCCGGAGCCGTCGGAGGGCTGAGCCTGAACGTGCTGAAGGTCAACGGCCAGTTCAAGCGCGGCGAGTACAAGCAGCGGGCGGGCGGCGGCACTGGCCGCCGGGGCGAGGGCGGCGGCGCCCCGCAGGGCGAGGTCCAGGGCGGCGGCGCCAACTTCGACGTCGACTCGTACACCGTGTACGGGACGGACGTGGCCCACCTCGGCCTGGGCCCGCTCACCTCATCGAAGATCACCAGCGGACGTACCTTCACCAGCGCGGAGTCCGACGCCAAGGTCGCCGTCGCCGACGCCTCGTATGCCAAGAAGAAGAACCTCAAGGCCGGTTCCACTGTGACCATCTCCTCGGTCACGTACAAGATCGTGGGCATCGCCACCCCCGACAGCGGGGACGCGGCGGCCAATCTCTATCTGCCGCTGAAGCAGGCCCAGACGCTCGCCGGTGCCAAGGACAAGGTCACCACGGTGTACGTCAAGGCCACCGACTCCCAGCAGATCTCCGGCGTCAAGTCCACGATCCAGAAGAACGTCCCCGGCACCACGGTCACTACGTCCGCCGACCTCGCGGACACCGTCTCCGGCTCGCTGTCCACCGCTTCCAACCTCGCCACCAACGTCGGCAAGTGGCTGTCGATCGCGGTCCTGATCGCCGCCTTCCTGGTGGCCGGTCTGCTCACCTCGTCGGCCGTCAGCCGCCGGGTGCGGGAGTTCGGCACGCTGAAGGCGCTGGGCTGGAAGAGCAGCCGCGTCACCCGCCAGGTCGTCGGCGAGGCACTGGTCAACGGGCTGCTCGGCGGGGTCATCGGGATCGCGCTCGGGCTGGCGGGCGCGTACATCGTGACCGCCATCAGCCCGACCCTGTCCGCGACGGTCGGCTCATCGGCCGGCGGCGGGCCCCGGGGCGGGTTCGGGGGCGGCGGCTTCGGCGGTGGCAGGCAGGCCGCTTCGAAGGCCCTCGACATCGCGCTCACCGCACCTGTCTCGGTCTCCATCATCGGCGTGGCGGTCGCCCTCGCCGTGGCCGGCGGACTCATCGCGGGCGGCTTCGGCGGCTGGCGCGCCTCCCGGCTACGCCCAGCGGACGCCCTGCGCCGCGTCGAGTAG
- a CDS encoding L,D-transpeptidase, translating to MEKRVMTESRRRKGLMAASALLGGVLVLSACSGGDSKAGGSDSAKKSSQSAVDAAAAQDTSDARIAITPKSGADNAGINKDAKVAVTSGKLTQVSMTSSTGTTVKGTISADGASWKPDAPLERSTTYKIAVTAKDAKGRQAHENSSFTTVSPAHSFIGNFTPEDGSTVGVGMPVSINFDKPITNKKAVEDAVQVTSSSGQEVVGHWFSSTRLDLRPDQYWKEGSTVTMKLALDGVEGASGVTGVQDKTVSFKIGRNQVSVVDAAAHTMKVTQDGKTVKTIPISAGSPEHTTYNGQMVISEKYKQTRMDGSTVGFTNADGKGEYDIKDVPHAMRLSSSGTFIHGNYWGAKSVFGSANTSHGCVGLSDTKGANDPNTSAAWFYNHSLIGDVVVVKNSHDKTIQPDNGLNGWNMNWSAWKAGSQA from the coding sequence ATGGAGAAGCGTGTGATGACGGAAAGTAGGCGGCGCAAGGGCCTGATGGCTGCGTCCGCTCTGCTCGGCGGCGTACTGGTGCTGTCGGCCTGCAGTGGTGGGGACAGCAAGGCCGGCGGCTCTGACAGCGCGAAGAAGTCCTCGCAGAGCGCGGTCGACGCGGCGGCGGCGCAGGACACGTCCGACGCCCGAATAGCGATCACACCCAAGAGCGGTGCCGACAACGCGGGCATCAACAAGGACGCCAAGGTCGCCGTCACCTCGGGCAAGCTGACCCAGGTCTCGATGACCAGCTCCACGGGCACGACGGTCAAGGGCACCATCTCGGCCGACGGCGCCAGCTGGAAGCCGGACGCCCCGCTGGAGCGCTCGACCACGTACAAGATCGCTGTGACGGCCAAGGACGCCAAGGGCCGTCAGGCCCACGAGAACTCGTCGTTCACGACGGTCTCGCCCGCGCACAGCTTCATCGGCAACTTCACGCCCGAGGACGGTTCGACCGTCGGCGTCGGTATGCCGGTCTCGATCAACTTCGACAAGCCGATCACCAACAAGAAGGCCGTCGAGGACGCCGTCCAGGTGACGTCGAGCAGCGGCCAGGAGGTCGTCGGCCACTGGTTCAGCTCCACCCGCCTGGACCTCCGGCCCGACCAGTACTGGAAGGAAGGGTCGACCGTCACGATGAAGCTGGCCCTGGACGGGGTCGAGGGCGCCAGCGGCGTCACCGGCGTCCAGGACAAGACCGTCAGCTTCAAGATCGGCCGCAACCAGGTCTCCGTCGTGGACGCCGCCGCGCACACGATGAAGGTCACCCAGGACGGCAAGACGGTCAAGACCATCCCGATCTCGGCCGGCTCCCCCGAGCACACCACGTACAACGGCCAGATGGTGATCTCGGAGAAGTACAAGCAGACCCGGATGGACGGCTCCACGGTCGGCTTCACCAACGCCGACGGCAAGGGCGAGTACGACATCAAGGACGTCCCGCACGCCATGCGGCTGTCCAGCTCCGGAACCTTCATCCACGGCAACTACTGGGGTGCCAAGTCCGTCTTCGGCTCGGCGAACACCAGCCACGGCTGTGTCGGGCTCTCCGACACCAAGGGCGCCAACGACCCGAACACCTCGGCCGCGTGGTTCTACAACCACTCGCTCATCGGTGACGTGGTCGTGGTGAAGAACTCCCACGACAAGACGATCCAGCCGGACAACGGCCTCAACGGCTGGAACATGAACTGGTCGGCGTGGAAGGCCGGTTCGCAGGCCTGA
- a CDS encoding GGDEF domain-containing protein has product MGDDVRLRAVVTLAQAMASAHTPRASWRAATLGACEALGGSFAALSLWERELGRLKVLANVGERAEDEAEFPDAETYPVNHFPEIAEFLHERWASGGEPNAWVETADGPAEDSAGYCHQRVAALRRRGRSSCVVAPIVLRGRAWGELYVARPVGTPVFCRADADFATVLAAVVAAGLAQTERLEEVRKLAFTDPLTGLANRRAVDIGLDAAVERFLADGTVVSLMVCDLNGLKQVNDTHGHAVGDRLLERFGSVLSVCGAMLPGALAARLGGDEFCLLSVGPSADAVIAVADDLCVRAAELELGDGVACGVASTGDPIGPLKSARRLFRLADAAQYRAKAARSPNPVVAGRDGAVMRLADTPPPSGDRRRLRGKRPDPGT; this is encoded by the coding sequence ATGGGTGACGATGTGCGGCTGCGGGCCGTGGTGACGCTGGCGCAGGCCATGGCGTCGGCGCACACCCCGCGTGCGTCCTGGCGGGCGGCGACGCTCGGTGCCTGCGAGGCGCTGGGCGGCAGTTTCGCCGCGCTCTCGCTCTGGGAGCGGGAGCTGGGCCGGCTCAAGGTGCTCGCCAATGTGGGGGAGCGCGCCGAGGACGAGGCCGAGTTCCCCGACGCCGAGACCTATCCGGTGAACCACTTCCCGGAGATCGCCGAATTCCTGCACGAGCGGTGGGCGAGCGGCGGCGAACCCAACGCCTGGGTCGAGACGGCCGACGGGCCGGCCGAGGACTCGGCCGGCTACTGCCATCAGCGGGTGGCCGCGCTGCGCAGGCGGGGGCGCAGCAGCTGTGTGGTCGCGCCGATAGTGCTGCGCGGCCGGGCCTGGGGCGAGCTGTACGTGGCCAGGCCGGTGGGGACACCGGTCTTCTGCCGGGCCGACGCGGACTTCGCTACGGTGCTGGCCGCGGTGGTGGCGGCCGGTCTCGCGCAGACCGAGCGCCTGGAGGAGGTCAGGAAGCTGGCCTTCACCGACCCGCTGACGGGGCTCGCCAACCGGCGCGCGGTCGACATCGGCCTGGACGCCGCTGTGGAGCGGTTCCTGGCCGACGGGACGGTGGTCAGCCTGATGGTCTGCGACCTCAACGGCCTGAAGCAGGTCAACGACACCCATGGCCACGCGGTCGGCGACCGCCTCCTGGAACGCTTCGGCTCGGTCCTCTCGGTCTGCGGCGCGATGCTGCCCGGTGCGCTGGCGGCGCGGCTCGGCGGTGACGAGTTCTGCCTGCTCTCGGTGGGCCCATCGGCGGACGCGGTGATCGCGGTCGCGGATGATCTCTGTGTGCGGGCGGCCGAGCTGGAACTCGGGGACGGGGTGGCGTGCGGGGTCGCGTCCACGGGCGACCCCATCGGGCCGCTGAAGTCCGCCCGCCGGCTGTTCCGGCTGGCGGACGCCGCGCAGTACCGGGCGAAGGCCGCCCGGTCGCCGAACCCGGTGGTGGCGGGGCGCGACGGTGCGGTCATGCGGCTGGCCGACACACCTCCGCCGAGCGGCGACCGGCGCCGCCTGCGGGGCAAGCGGCCGGACCCCGGTACGTAA
- a CDS encoding enoyl-CoA hydratase/isomerase family protein: MTSEISDTGTDAAAGRRFGEYVVVRRHGHVAELVLDRPKAMNAVSTAMARSIAAACDALAAESSARTVVVTSTHDRAFCVGADLKERNSLTDAELVRQRPTARAAYTGVLELPMPTVAAVHGFALGGGFELALACDLIVADATAVVGLPEVSVGVIPGGGGTQLLPRRVGAARAAELVFSARRVESAEARELGLVDILADDARTGALELASRIAANSPVGLRAAKRALRLGHGLDLRAGLEVEDAAWRSVAFSGDRAEGVAAFNEKRKPQWPGE; this comes from the coding sequence ATGACCTCAGAAATCTCAGATACTGGTACGGACGCGGCGGCCGGGCGGCGGTTCGGCGAGTACGTCGTCGTGCGCCGGCACGGCCATGTCGCCGAACTGGTCCTGGACCGGCCCAAGGCGATGAACGCCGTGTCGACCGCGATGGCACGGTCGATCGCGGCGGCCTGCGACGCGCTGGCGGCGGAATCCTCGGCGCGGACCGTGGTGGTGACCTCCACCCATGACCGGGCCTTCTGCGTGGGCGCGGACCTCAAGGAGCGCAACTCCCTCACGGACGCCGAGCTGGTGCGCCAGCGCCCCACGGCGCGCGCCGCGTACACCGGCGTACTGGAGCTGCCGATGCCCACCGTGGCCGCCGTGCACGGCTTCGCGCTGGGCGGCGGGTTCGAGCTGGCCCTGGCCTGCGATCTGATCGTCGCCGACGCGACCGCCGTGGTGGGGCTGCCCGAGGTGTCGGTCGGGGTGATCCCCGGTGGCGGCGGTACGCAGCTGCTGCCGCGCCGGGTCGGCGCCGCCCGCGCGGCCGAGCTGGTGTTCAGCGCCCGGCGGGTGGAGTCGGCCGAGGCGCGGGAGCTGGGCCTGGTCGACATCCTGGCCGACGACGCCAGGACCGGGGCGCTGGAGCTCGCGAGCCGGATCGCGGCGAATTCGCCGGTCGGGCTGCGGGCGGCCAAGCGGGCGCTGCGGCTGGGGCACGGTCTCGATCTGCGCGCCGGTCTTGAGGTCGAGGACGCGGCCTGGCGGTCGGTGGCCTTCTCCGGGGACCGGGCGGAGGGCGTGGCGGCCTTCAACGAGAAGCGGAAGCCGCAGTGGCCGGGGGAGTAG
- a CDS encoding adenylate/guanylate cyclase domain-containing protein translates to MGRRRQVTVDNISSGADEEPPSSPYRTPHHEVDHTAEPTSDPLAIRLEQLILGADRRYTPFQAARTAGVSMELASRFWRAMGFPDIGQAKALTEADVLALRRLAGLVEAGLLSEPMAVQVARSTGQTTARLAEWQIDSFLAGLTEPPEPGMSRTEVTYPLVELLLPELEEFLRYVWRRQLAAATGRVVQVADDEEMVDRRLAVGFADLVGFTRLTRRLEEEELGELVEAFETTCADLVAAHGGRLIKTLGDEVLYAADDAGTAAEIALRLIETMSNDETMPELRVGIAFGTVTTRMGDVFGTTVNLASRLTSIAPKDTVLVDGALAEELGRHGDAPVSESEAAAETERAEKSGEEPPVYRFALQPMWQRPVRGLGVVEPWLLTRRTT, encoded by the coding sequence ATGGGCAGGAGGCGGCAGGTGACCGTCGACAACATCTCGTCGGGCGCGGACGAGGAGCCTCCTTCTTCTCCGTACCGCACCCCCCACCATGAGGTCGATCACACCGCCGAGCCGACCAGTGATCCGCTCGCGATCCGTCTTGAGCAGCTGATCCTCGGCGCCGACCGCCGCTACACCCCCTTCCAGGCCGCGCGTACGGCCGGCGTCTCGATGGAGCTGGCCTCCCGTTTCTGGCGGGCGATGGGCTTCCCGGACATCGGCCAGGCCAAGGCACTCACCGAGGCGGACGTGCTGGCGCTGCGCCGGCTGGCCGGGCTCGTCGAGGCGGGGCTGCTGAGCGAGCCGATGGCCGTGCAGGTCGCGCGGTCCACCGGCCAGACCACCGCCCGGCTCGCCGAGTGGCAGATCGACTCGTTCCTGGCCGGTCTCACCGAGCCGCCCGAGCCGGGGATGAGCCGCACCGAGGTCACGTATCCGCTGGTGGAGCTGTTGCTGCCGGAGCTGGAGGAGTTCCTGCGCTATGTGTGGCGGCGCCAGCTCGCGGCCGCCACCGGCCGGGTCGTGCAGGTCGCGGACGATGAGGAGATGGTCGACCGGAGGCTCGCGGTGGGCTTCGCCGACCTCGTCGGTTTCACCCGGCTGACCCGGCGCCTGGAGGAGGAGGAGCTCGGCGAGCTGGTCGAGGCCTTCGAGACGACCTGCGCCGACCTGGTCGCCGCGCACGGCGGCCGGCTCATCAAGACCCTCGGCGACGAGGTGCTGTACGCGGCGGACGACGCGGGTACCGCGGCGGAGATCGCACTGCGGCTCATCGAGACCATGAGCAACGACGAGACCATGCCGGAACTGCGGGTCGGTATCGCCTTCGGCACCGTCACCACCCGGATGGGCGATGTGTTCGGCACGACGGTGAACCTGGCATCGCGGCTCACCTCGATAGCTCCCAAGGACACGGTCCTGGTGGACGGCGCGCTCGCCGAGGAGCTGGGGCGCCACGGTGACGCCCCGGTCTCCGAGTCGGAGGCGGCGGCCGAGACCGAGCGCGCCGAGAAGAGCGGCGAGGAGCCGCCCGTCTACCGCTTCGCCCTCCAGCCGATGTGGCAGCGGCCGGTGCGCGGGCTCGGTGTGGTCGAACCGTGGCTGCTCACCCGCCGTACGACCTGA
- a CDS encoding biotin--[acetyl-CoA-carboxylase] ligase, with product MTSSDVPDNRWSDLDRPPLNAPALRRALVRPGSLWTSLDVVAATGSTSTDLVGRAAGLPEGAVLVAEEQSAARGRLDRKWSAPARSGLFFSVLLRPAPRVPAERWGWLPLLTGVAVATGISRAAGVDTALKWPNDLLVTVPEDSGELRPEEAPSGAERKAGGILAERTADGAVVVGVGLNVSLRAEELPVPTAGSLALAGAVSTDRDPLLRSVLRSLEQWYGEWRDADGDPAASRLQEAYAAGCSTLGRTVRAELPGDTSLTGEAVAVDGDGRLVLATEDGVQAVGAGDIVHLRPF from the coding sequence ATGACGTCATCCGATGTACCTGACAACCGCTGGTCGGATCTGGACCGCCCGCCGCTGAACGCCCCGGCCCTGCGCCGCGCGCTGGTGCGGCCGGGGTCCCTGTGGACCTCACTCGACGTGGTCGCGGCCACCGGGTCCACCAGCACCGACCTCGTGGGGCGGGCCGCCGGACTGCCCGAGGGGGCGGTGCTGGTGGCGGAGGAACAGAGCGCGGCCCGCGGGCGGCTGGACCGCAAGTGGTCGGCGCCCGCGCGTTCCGGGCTCTTCTTCTCCGTACTCCTGCGGCCGGCCCCGCGGGTACCGGCCGAGCGCTGGGGGTGGCTGCCGCTGCTCACCGGCGTCGCGGTGGCCACCGGTATCTCCCGGGCGGCGGGGGTCGACACCGCGCTGAAGTGGCCGAACGACCTGCTCGTCACGGTCCCCGAGGACTCCGGCGAGCTTCGTCCGGAGGAGGCCCCGTCCGGCGCCGAGCGCAAGGCGGGCGGCATCCTCGCCGAGCGCACCGCGGACGGGGCGGTCGTGGTCGGGGTCGGCCTCAACGTCTCGCTCCGCGCGGAGGAGCTGCCCGTCCCCACCGCGGGCTCGTTGGCTCTCGCCGGCGCGGTCTCCACCGACCGGGACCCGCTGCTGCGTTCCGTGCTGCGCTCGCTCGAACAGTGGTACGGGGAGTGGCGTGACGCGGACGGCGACCCGGCCGCCTCACGGCTCCAGGAGGCGTACGCGGCGGGCTGCTCGACCCTGGGCCGCACCGTCCGGGCCGAGCTGCCCGGCGACACCTCGCTGACCGGGGAGGCCGTCGCCGTCGACGGCGACGGCCGGCTGGTGCTGGCCACGGAGGACGGGGTACAGGCGGTCGGCGCGGGTGACATCGTCCACCTGCGACCGTTCTGA